In one Tachysurus vachellii isolate PV-2020 chromosome 24, HZAU_Pvac_v1, whole genome shotgun sequence genomic region, the following are encoded:
- the LOC132839849 gene encoding neoverrucotoxin subunit beta-like, whose product MDSRCMEIAALGRPLYPGMLYDCRSDFFIPGVTLWDKNALSDDLDVHQKPKTHLKFAASDSLSDKANLLDISASLKASFLCGLVEVEGSAKYLQDTRSSAHQSRVTMQYSQTTTFEQLTMKELSNITYPQVFDHKTATHVVTAVLYGAQVFMVFDYKSTENECKQKIEGNLHAVVKKIPVISIEGQASLNMTEDEKKMAENISVTFYGDIKLQENPTTYKDALEVYKKVPDLMKQQGKGVPLTVWLYPLNLLDDKAAKLVREINLSLLCETESWLEELCEMERICNDLIKRQITDDFPDLKDRLLKFQALHRNYTSLLKKALCRVLPAIRAGTQEDKALGDILSIHYTPPFNISIMNKWLDDITTELNILSSYTVGLKDITVVKSSGSLNSICFHPDVDVVVCLSFTSLNHDDSYLAALQDFVKSEGFTMLGQTSERDSILQAAQPWFISPDISAIMKQNLSLFTSFLNANKNEKRIKFIIASISDPSNPGSSIQLYQNGSLTDPSFQPVSKPPKPEVETSDGKVTLKLSKSPTGETLHFRVEYRMTPSNDSAADVEEWTVIDTSNAQNTFTLTGLKPTEQYWVRYRAVSDVGVSEASDSVPFTFQGKLTVTVDQWNFSIPKLINELRTEIMTTIGMSRWSPSTIKSEVTNIVNKPIIPYTGGIPGGLREGMALYLQGVVLANSLWGLNFPTNLKFSTDYNGDCIRFNFSFWPLDLFIRRACHTCRLTKGSAFDMFFVRNTEGYEMYVNGQKCPELVPHRQVENITTLQISGRVIMNTVGIVAVSLHSHLRNYNSHTITTAHAQGTAI is encoded by the exons ATGGATTCCAGATGTATGGAAATAGCTGCCCTGGGAAGACCTCTGTATCCTGGCATGTTGTATGATTGCCGGAGCGACTTCTTTATTCCAG GTGTTACTTTATGGGATAAAAATGCATTGAGTGATGACCTTGATGTGCATCAGAAGCCTAAAACACATCTGAAATTTGCAGCCTCTGATAGTCTCAGTGATAAGGCAAACCTCCTAGACATAAGCGCTTCCCTTAAAGCCAGTTTCTTATGTGGATTGGTGGAGGTTGAAGGATCGGCCAAGTACCTGCAAGATACCAGATCTTCAGCACATCAGTCCAGAGTTACTATGCAGTACAGCCAGACAACAACATTTGAACAGCTCACTATGAAAGAGCTCAGTAATATCACCTACCCACAAGTATTTGATCACAAAACAGCCACTCATGTAGTTACAGCTGTACTGTATGGAGCTCAGGTTTTCATGGTGTTTGATTATAAGAGTACAGAAAATGAGTGCAAACAGAAAATTGAAGGAAACCTTCATGCAGTGGTCAAGAAAATCCCTGTCATTTCCATTGAGGGGCAAGCATCGCTTAACATGactgaagatgaaaaaaaaatggctgagAATATTAGTGTCACATTTTATGGTGACATTAAACTTCAAGAAAACCCCACCACATATAAGGATGCCCTGGAAGTGTACAAGAAGGTGCCTGATCTGATGAAGCAACAAGGTAAAGGTGTACCTCTGACAGTGTGGCTGTATCCTCTCAATCTTTTGGACGATAAGGCTGCAAAGTTGGTGAGAGAAATCAATTTGAGCCTGTTGTGTGAAACAGAAAGTTGGCTGGAGGAACTCTGTGAAATGGAGAGAATATGCAATGATTTGATCAAAAGACAAATAACAGATGATTTCCCTGATCTAAAAGACAGGTTGCTAAAGTTTCAGGCATTACACAGAAATTATACAAGTTTGTTAAAGAAGGCACTATGCAGAGTGCTGCCAGCTATTCGTGCTGGGACACAAGAGGACAAGGCACTGGGGGACATCCTGAGCATCCATTACACACCACCCTTCAATATAAGCATCATGAACAAATGGCTAGATGACATTACAACTGAATTAAATATTCTGAGCTCCTATACAGTTGGGTTAAAGGACATCACAGTTGTGAAATCATCAGGGTCACTCAATTCCATCTGTTTTCATCCTGATGTTGATGTGGTGGTATGTTTGTCATTTACATCTCTAAATCATGATGACTCCTACCTAGCAGCTCTACAGGACTTTGTCAAATCTGAAGGATTTACAATGTTGGGGCAAACAAGTGAGAGAGATTCCATTCTCCAAGCAGCACAGCCTTGGTTCATTTCTCCTGACATTTCTGCAATCATGAAGCagaatctttctctctttacctcttttttaaatgccaataaaaatgagaagagaATCAAATTCATCATTGCCTCCATATCTGATCCCAGCAATCCAGGATCCTCCATCCAACTTTATCAGAATGGTTCTCTGACAGATCCTAGTTTCCAGCCTGTATCCAAACCTCCCAAACCTGAAGTGGAGACCAGTGATGGGAAAGTCACCCTGAAGCTTTCAAAATCCCCAACTGGAGAGACTTTACACTTCAGAGTTGAGTACAGGATGACACCTTCAAATGATTCAGCAGCTGATGTTGAGGAATGGACAGTCATAGACACGTCAAATGCACAGAACACCTTCACATTGACTGGACTAAAGCCAACAGAACAATACTGGGTCCGATACAGAGCTGTTAGTGATGTGGGAGTGAGTGAAGCCAGCGACTCTGTCCCCTTCACCTTTCAAGGGAAGCTCACTGTCACAGTAGACCAATGG AACTTCTCTATACCCAAACTCATTAATGAACTCAGGACTGAAATAATGACCACTATCGGCATGTCACGATGGTCTCCATCTACTATCAAGTCAGAGGTTACAAATATTGTCAACAAACCT ATCATTCCTTACACCGGGGGAATCCCTGGAGGACTGAGAGAAGGAATGGCTTTGTACCTCCAAGGGGTTGTTTTGGCAAAcagttt ATGGGGTTTGAATTTTCCAACCAACTTGAAATTTTCAACTGATTACAATGGCGATTGCATCcgttttaatttcagtttttgGCCACTTGATTTATTCATTCGACGTGCTTGCCATACCTGTAGATTGACCAAAGGATCAGCCTTTGACATGTTTTTTGTGAGAAACACAGAAGGCTATGAG ATGTATGTGAATGGGCAGAAGTGTCCGGAGCTCGTACCTCACAGACAAGTGGAGAATATAACTACACTTCAAATTTCTGGACGTGTCATAATGAACACTGTTGGTATTGTTGCAGTAAGTTTACACAGTCACCTTAGAAACTACAATTCACATACAATCACTACTGCTCATGCACAAGGTACAGCAATTTAA